The Bacteroidia bacterium genomic interval TGAAGTCGACGCCAGTACTATCGGCGGGCATGAGGGTGAAGAGGCTTTTTCCTTCTTCCTTTCCGCTCTCACAGGAACTTACTCCAAGGCCTAGCAGGCATATGGACAGCAGGTATGCCTTAAGAATTCCTAACCTATATTGCTTTCCTTTCCTCATGTTAATATGCTAATTCAATGAGTTGCAGCTTATCATTATTGGGGGCAATGAGCAAATGGGATTTACCCTTTATCCGCAAAAGTTTCACATCTCTTATTTGCCCATTTATGTCCAGTTTTTGATGCCTCCAGGGAGTGTATGTATACGTGTCGCCCTCTGGAGCAGGCTTTCTGGATAAGACTAATCCATTCAGACCATCCATTCGCCCAATAGCTGGTTGAATCTCATATAGATTCCCTGCAATCAGGATTTCTGGTCCTTTAAAATTATCCAATTCCTCAATCAAAATCGTGTAAATGGGGGCAAGCTGAGCTTCCTGGGGAAGTTTTTCCATCCGAAATTTCCCAGCTCCTTCATTCCAAACAATCACAGAATGAAAAAAATCCGCTTTTCTCTTTACAGATGCTTCAAGTTCTTCCGGGCTAAAAATTTGGTCTATGCTACTATTGGCAAATTTACTGTACTGACGAAAGCGTTTTTTGAGCATGACCAATTGAGTGCTCAATTCATCAAAACCAGCAAGCGGGTATTCTTTCCCCTGACGATAATAAGTGATAATGGGATCCTTACTTAAATTCTTGTCAAAGTCGTTGATATAAAGTCGAATCGGTTCCTCGGGACTGGGTTGGAGATTGGAGTTCATACCGAAATTCCCAACTACCCAATCCTTATCTCCGTCGCCATCCAGATCTGCGGTTTCAATACTTGTCCACCACCCATAAGGCATAAATTGATTATCCTTTTCGTATTGGAAAACAGGGCTTTGCTTCTTTAGCTTCCCATCCTGATTTTCAAAAATTTGTATGGGCATCCATTCTCCTACTACGATCAAATCGAGATCGCCATCTTCATCAGTATCCGTCCATTCCGCAGCTGTAATCATTCCCAGTTCTTTCGTATCCATAATTTCATCTGAGGCAATCTCAAATGTTCCTTTGCCCTGGTTAATCAATAAGTAGGAATCCGGAAACATCCCATAAGCAACCGGCCGGGATCGATTCCCCACAAAGAGGTCTACATCGCCATCCTGGTCAAAATCAGCTGCTTTCACGCAAGATGTTTGGGCAAAAAAATCAGGGAGGGAATGTGTAGCTTTTGAGAAATGAGCCTGTCCATCATTCAAATACAAGCGATCCTTCAGCGCAGGGTTTTGTTGATAAAATTGATTACCAGCACTACCAACATACAAATCCTGATCGCCATCATTATCTGCATCAAAAAAGAGGACAGCAACATCTTCTTGTACTGAATCTTCCTGAAAAAGCTCCTGATTCACTGAACCAAAAAATCCTTCCTTGTTCGAAAGATACATAGTCCCGGCTTGTTGGGTCGCTCCTCCAATGTAGAAATCATCGTTCCCATCATTATTTAGATCAGCAAGCGCGATCTTTGGTCCCTGAGTAGAATAGAAATATGGGATCAGGCTTTCTCTTTTGTGATCCTGAAAGATATTTTCCTGGTGATTGAAGCTGATTCCTCTTTCAGTTGGAGATAGCTTTTTGAAATAGTTAATGCTTTTGGAAAGTTTAGTTGAATCCGGGAAATAAGCATCTTCTTCCCTGAGTATCAGGGTCCGATTTGCCTCGCTTATTGTACGGGAAAAAACTTTACCATTTGGCCACTCTATGTTAAGCGTAAAAGGTGGAGTCTTTCCCAAAACGATCTCATAAGGCATGGAAGATTGCCATCCTCTTACTGGATATAACTCTTGATGCATGACATCTCCTCCGCGCTGGAGGGAGACCTTTACTCCCAGAGCTTTCGGATTCTCCTTAGGTCCTTCAAATTTGAGTTTCAGATAATGATAATCCAGCTTTTTATTTCGCTGATTTTCGTAGATGAAAGCAAGATCATTGATATTATTAACCACTATATCCAGATCGCCATCGTCATCCAAATCAGCATAGGCTGTTCCATTTGAGTAAGAGGCTCTTTGAAGCCCCCAACTTGAAGTTTTGTTCTCAAAATTCCCATGCTTATCCTGCCGAAATATATAATTAGAGACTTTCCCATCCGGCATTTGAGCTGCCAGTTCCAGGTCAGAGGCATGTTCCTGAATCTGCTTATTCGCAATGAACTTCAAATAATCGAGATCATTGGGGCGGCGAATAATCCCATTGCTTATGTGGACATCCTTATATCCGTCCAGATCGAAATCCGCCATGAGTACAGACCAACTCCAATCTGTGCTAGATAAGCCTTTGAGTTGTCCCACTTCTGAAAAGCCTCCATCCTTGCCATTGTTGACATGGAGCATATTTCTGGGTAATTGATGACTATAGCCAAAGCTTCGTTTAAACTGATAGATATCATAAGGATCGATGCCCGCCGAGCTTTTAAAAACCACCTCATTTTCCGGCTTCATATCCATAGTAAGCAGATCGAGGTATCCATCATTATTCAGGTCAGCCAGGTCATTGCCCATGGAGAAATTGCTGGTATGGGTGAAAGCTGAACTTGAACTTTCTGTAAAGCTTCCGTCGCAATTGTTGAGGTAGAGGAAATCGTTTTCATGGAAATCATTGCCAACATAAATGTCAATACATCCATTATTATCGACATCGCCTACAGCTATACCCAATCCGTATCCGGCGATTCCTCCTAATATGCCCGCTTCTTGGCTTACATCTACAAAGTGAGGGCCTTCTCCTTTATGCTGATTTAAATCATTTCGAAAGAGTTTATCTCCGGCTTTAGGATCTCGTTTACGGGTAAAGCTGGTATCACGATAGGATTCCGTACTATGGACCGAATGACTAAGCAGGTACATGTCGAGGTCTCCATCCTTATCATAATCCAACCAGGCAGCTTGTGTAGAAAAACCTTCATGATTTAAGCCATATTCAGCTGCTTGCTCGACAAACTGAGGCCCTTCTTTTAGGCCTTGATTGATAAAGAGCTGATTTTTGCCCCTTAAGCTCTTATAATCTCCTACTTGACAGAGATAGATATCCAGCCATCCATCCGCATTGATGTCTACCATCGATACACCCGTGGACCAGTTGCCTGATCCGCCAACAACAGCCGCTTCGGTAATGTCTTCAAATTGAAGATTGCCTTTATTCAGGTAGAGTTTGTTGCTATGTTGATTGGAGGAAAAGTAAATATCTGGCAAGCCATCATTATTGATATCTCCGATGGCCACACCTCCCCCATTGTAGAAGTAGAGATACTGGATGATATTCATGCTATCGCTTTCCAATACCTGATTGACGAAGTTGATCCCCGTTTCTTCCGAACTTTTCAATTGGAAAAGCGGAGCTTCTTTTTTCCCCTCGCATCCAGGCAGAAAAAATGACAGCAGCATAATAGCTGCAAAAGAAATTGGTATGAATGGAGACCTAGGAATCATGATCAATAGCTGAACAGCTGCATCGGCTCATTATTTTTTGCTACCAGTAGCAGGGAGGTATTTCCTCTTTTCAGGCTGATCAGATCCCGGACTTCCCCCTTTAGAAAGAAGCCACTTTCAACCGAAGAAACAGGCTCAAAACTCCCATCTCCATTGCCTTTCAGCAGTAATCCGTAATTCGCATCATAACGCCCCACTTCAGGCTTCACGGCATATAGATTCCCTCCCAGGAGGACATCGAGATTGCCATCTTTATCAAAATCTTCTACCAATAAGCCATAGACGGGAGAATACTGAGCTTCGAGGGGGAGATCCCTGATTTCAAATTCTCCATTGCCCTGATTAATCAGGATGGAGCTTCTGAGGTTATGTACTTCCTTTACCAGGCTTCCTTCCAATTGCTCGGGGCTGAAGATATCTTCTATTCTTTGTTCCTTATAATTGATGTATTTCAGGTATTTGCGCTTGAGTACCGGCAATTGCATGGTCAGGTCATGACGCAATACCAATGGATAGGATTCTTCTCCATTAAATTGGCTAATGACAGGATCGGGAGTCCCATTATTATCAAAATCTTTTACGTGGACAGTAATGGGTTTTTCGGCAGATGCTGAGAAGCGAGAATTCAGCCCATGATTTCCGACAATCAAATCCAGGTCCCCATCCTTATCAAAGTCTCCGGCCTGCATACAATTCCACCAGCCTGAACTTTTCTCCACATTACTGATTGCATCGATTTGTCTGAATTTCCCTCCATTATTTTCAAAGAAACTAATGGGCATCCATTCCCCCGAAATAATCATATCCTCATCATCATCCCCATCAAAGTCCATCCAGATGATGTCCTTGATCATCCCCAGATTTTCCAGTTCGGGAGCAGCTACTTTGGTGATATTCTTGAACACCCCTTTGCCATTGTTGTTGAGCAAATAGCCATTAGCAGAAACCCCATAATAACCGGGGATGGCCCGAATCCCCACAAAGAGGTCCATATCTCCATCTTTATCATAATCAGCTGCCTGAACGCAAGCTGAACTTTCGGGCTTGAAGGTAGGAAGGTATTGAGGGGAGCGACTAAACTGCCCGCTGCCATTGTTCAGATAGAGTTGATCCACCAGCACATTGGTTTTCATCAAAAACTCATTTCCTCCACGAGCTACATAAAGGTCCTGATCTCCATCATTGTCTGCATCAAAAAAGATACAGTCCATATCTTCAGAAGCTCTATCCTGATTGAAGAGAGCTTGATTAGTGGAAAGGAAAGATCCATCGGCTTGTTGCTCATAAATAGCCCCAGCAGAATTGGCTGCTCCTCCAATGAAGAAGTCTTCGAGTCCATCA includes:
- a CDS encoding VCBS repeat-containing protein; this translates as MLLSFFLPGCEGKKEAPLFQLKSSEETGINFVNQVLESDSMNIIQYLYFYNGGGVAIGDINNDGLPDIYFSSNQHSNKLYLNKGNLQFEDITEAAVVGGSGNWSTGVSMVDINADGWLDIYLCQVGDYKSLRGKNQLFINQGLKEGPQFVEQAAEYGLNHEGFSTQAAWLDYDKDGDLDMYLLSHSVHSTESYRDTSFTRKRDPKAGDKLFRNDLNQHKGEGPHFVDVSQEAGILGGIAGYGLGIAVGDVDNNGCIDIYVGNDFHENDFLYLNNCDGSFTESSSSAFTHTSNFSMGNDLADLNNDGYLDLLTMDMKPENEVVFKSSAGIDPYDIYQFKRSFGYSHQLPRNMLHVNNGKDGGFSEVGQLKGLSSTDWSWSVLMADFDLDGYKDVHISNGIIRRPNDLDYLKFIANKQIQEHASDLELAAQMPDGKVSNYIFRQDKHGNFENKTSSWGLQRASYSNGTAYADLDDDGDLDIVVNNINDLAFIYENQRNKKLDYHYLKLKFEGPKENPKALGVKVSLQRGGDVMHQELYPVRGWQSSMPYEIVLGKTPPFTLNIEWPNGKVFSRTISEANRTLILREEDAYFPDSTKLSKSINYFKKLSPTERGISFNHQENIFQDHKRESLIPYFYSTQGPKIALADLNNDGNDDFYIGGATQQAGTMYLSNKEGFFGSVNQELFQEDSVQEDVAVLFFDADNDGDQDLYVGSAGNQFYQQNPALKDRLYLNDGQAHFSKATHSLPDFFAQTSCVKAADFDQDGDVDLFVGNRSRPVAYGMFPDSYLLINQGKGTFEIASDEIMDTKELGMITAAEWTDTDEDGDLDLIVVGEWMPIQIFENQDGKLKKQSPVFQYEKDNQFMPYGWWTSIETADLDGDGDKDWVVGNFGMNSNLQPSPEEPIRLYINDFDKNLSKDPIITYYRQGKEYPLAGFDELSTQLVMLKKRFRQYSKFANSSIDQIFSPEELEASVKRKADFFHSVIVWNEGAGKFRMEKLPQEAQLAPIYTILIEELDNFKGPEILIAGNLYEIQPAIGRMDGLNGLVLSRKPAPEGDTYTYTPWRHQKLDINGQIRDVKLLRIKGKSHLLIAPNNDKLQLIELAY